The following proteins come from a genomic window of Coffea arabica cultivar ET-39 chromosome 11c, Coffea Arabica ET-39 HiFi, whole genome shotgun sequence:
- the LOC113716591 gene encoding uncharacterized protein isoform X1: protein MTSAIPGAAAPPHRNLSSSFTKHCYGGYVGGGRTSIGSFSDGSYGLMSRLEEGYGCSSEAEESTPPPPPSGPAPCLLTLGSSSDPVLVSRQIFMAEQQPDESIRTDQSTVNQAAGSSNSLKDAPRDQDDRGDDDHDQGWLRLSIGGLTAATPRNDSDDHDDTDNKQQQQQQQGEEDEDDGRPQPQVLSLGHLRSSPGGRGGMVELDLLPPAGSSMSTASTSPQQLRSYIAPFNSMFHIGGPAEFRAPPPPPPPRPPLTANYLINTPSPLFLQHPGRGGTISLTSSSSPPHQEITNWPANSRVVSSTTLHTCSSSSPSLVVQPPGPYFPRPFHLHAGIGAATARPAGIDFRVVDPPRRPHSGIWFMLQAQQNQAKEPFLPQISKSFLRIKDGGMTIRLVIKYLVNKLKLESESEVEIRCRGQQVLPFLTLQHVRDSKCCPSDVVTLLPDSSPTDHLMVLHYGRSA from the exons ATGACGTCCGCCATTCCTGGTGCTGCAGCTCCTCCTCACCGAAATCTTTCTAGTAGTTTTACAAAGCACTGCTACGGGGGTTATGTTGGCGGTGGTCGTACTAGTATTGGTAGTTTTTCGGACGGCAGTTACGGTCTTATGAGCCGATTAGAAGAAGGGTATGGTTGTAGTAGTGAAGCAGAAGAAAGTACTCCTCCTCCGCCTCCTAGTGGACCTGCTCCTTGCTTATTGACATTAGGATCATCTTCTGATCCAGTATTAGTTAGTCGACAAATATTTATGGCGGAACAGCAGCCAGATGAATCAATTAGAACTGATCAGAGCACTGTGAATCAAGCTGCTGGCTCCAGTAATTCGTTGAAGGATGCTCCTCGAGATCAGGACGACAGGGGGGATGATGATCATGATCAAGGATGGCTTCGATTGAGCATTGGTGGCCTCACGGCTGCAACCCCTCGTAATGACAGCGACGATCATGATGACACCGATAATAaacaacagcagcagcagcaacaagGAGAAGAAGATGAGGACGATGGTCGTCCTCAGCCTCAGGTGCTATCACTAGGACATCTAAGAAGCTCTCCAGGAGGAAGAGGGGGAATGGTCGAGCTCGATCTACTACCTCCTGCAGGCAGTAGTATGAGTACTGCTAGTACTTCACCACAGCAACTAAGATCATACATCGCCCCTTTCAATTCTATGTTTCATATTGGGGGGCCTGCTGAATTTCgagctcctcctcctcctcctcctcctaggCCGCCGCTTACTGCAAATTACTTGATAAATACACCATCGCCTTTGTTTCTACAACATCCGGGGCGAGGAGGAACTATTTCATTAACGTCGTCAAGTTCCCCTCCACATCAAGAAATTACTAACTGGCCGGCTAATTCTAGAGTAGTTTCATCAACTACTCTTCACACCTGTTCTTCATCTTCACCTTCGTTAGTAGTGCAACCCCCGGGTCCTTATTTTCCCCGACCCTTTCACCTTCATGCCGGCATAGGTGCAGCTACAGCTAGGCCAGCTGGCATTGATTTCAGAGTCGTCGATCCTCCTCGGAGACCACATTCTGGGATTTGGTTTATGCTGCAAGCTCAACAAAATCA AGCAAAGGAACCGTTCCTTCCCCAGATATCCAAGAGCTTTTTGAGAATCAA GGATGGAGGAATGACGATTCGGTTAGTAATCAAGTACCTGGTAAATAAGCTCAAGCTCGAAAGTGAATCAGAG GTAGAGATCAGATGCAGAGGCCaacaagttcttcctttctTAACGTTGCAGCATGTAAGAGACAGCAAATGTTGTCCAAGCGACGTCGTTACCCTGCTGCCAGACTCCTCACCCACTGATCACCTAATGGTGTTACATTATGGCAGAAGCGCTTAA
- the LOC113716591 gene encoding uncharacterized protein isoform X2 — MTSAIPGAAAPPHRNLSSSFTKHCYGGYVGGGRTSIGSFSDGSYGLMSRLEEGYGCSSEAEESTPPPPPSGPAPCLLTLGSSSDPVLVSRQIFMAEQQPDESIRTDQSTVNQAAGSSNSLKDAPRDQDDRGDDDHDQGWLRLSIGGLTAATPRNDSDDHDDTDNKQQQQQQQGEEDEDDGRPQPQVLSLGHLRSSPGGRGGMVELDLLPPAGSSMSTASTSPQQLRSYIAPFNSMFHIGGPAEFRAPPPPPPPRPPLTANYLINTPSPLFLQHPGRGGTISLTSSSSPPHQEITNWPANSRVVSSTTLHTCSSSSPSLVVQPPGPYFPRPFHLHAGIGAATARPAGIDFRVVDPPRRPHSGIWFMLQAQQNQDGGMTIRLVIKYLVNKLKLESESEVEIRCRGQQVLPFLTLQHVRDSKCCPSDVVTLLPDSSPTDHLMVLHYGRSA, encoded by the exons ATGACGTCCGCCATTCCTGGTGCTGCAGCTCCTCCTCACCGAAATCTTTCTAGTAGTTTTACAAAGCACTGCTACGGGGGTTATGTTGGCGGTGGTCGTACTAGTATTGGTAGTTTTTCGGACGGCAGTTACGGTCTTATGAGCCGATTAGAAGAAGGGTATGGTTGTAGTAGTGAAGCAGAAGAAAGTACTCCTCCTCCGCCTCCTAGTGGACCTGCTCCTTGCTTATTGACATTAGGATCATCTTCTGATCCAGTATTAGTTAGTCGACAAATATTTATGGCGGAACAGCAGCCAGATGAATCAATTAGAACTGATCAGAGCACTGTGAATCAAGCTGCTGGCTCCAGTAATTCGTTGAAGGATGCTCCTCGAGATCAGGACGACAGGGGGGATGATGATCATGATCAAGGATGGCTTCGATTGAGCATTGGTGGCCTCACGGCTGCAACCCCTCGTAATGACAGCGACGATCATGATGACACCGATAATAaacaacagcagcagcagcaacaagGAGAAGAAGATGAGGACGATGGTCGTCCTCAGCCTCAGGTGCTATCACTAGGACATCTAAGAAGCTCTCCAGGAGGAAGAGGGGGAATGGTCGAGCTCGATCTACTACCTCCTGCAGGCAGTAGTATGAGTACTGCTAGTACTTCACCACAGCAACTAAGATCATACATCGCCCCTTTCAATTCTATGTTTCATATTGGGGGGCCTGCTGAATTTCgagctcctcctcctcctcctcctcctaggCCGCCGCTTACTGCAAATTACTTGATAAATACACCATCGCCTTTGTTTCTACAACATCCGGGGCGAGGAGGAACTATTTCATTAACGTCGTCAAGTTCCCCTCCACATCAAGAAATTACTAACTGGCCGGCTAATTCTAGAGTAGTTTCATCAACTACTCTTCACACCTGTTCTTCATCTTCACCTTCGTTAGTAGTGCAACCCCCGGGTCCTTATTTTCCCCGACCCTTTCACCTTCATGCCGGCATAGGTGCAGCTACAGCTAGGCCAGCTGGCATTGATTTCAGAGTCGTCGATCCTCCTCGGAGACCACATTCTGGGATTTGGTTTATGCTGCAAGCTCAACAAAATCA GGATGGAGGAATGACGATTCGGTTAGTAATCAAGTACCTGGTAAATAAGCTCAAGCTCGAAAGTGAATCAGAG GTAGAGATCAGATGCAGAGGCCaacaagttcttcctttctTAACGTTGCAGCATGTAAGAGACAGCAAATGTTGTCCAAGCGACGTCGTTACCCTGCTGCCAGACTCCTCACCCACTGATCACCTAATGGTGTTACATTATGGCAGAAGCGCTTAA